In one window of Lewinella sp. 4G2 DNA:
- a CDS encoding IS5 family transposase, whose translation MSKIKKDERFEVKDKQDYRVVNWAEYNKALENRGNITFIIDESVTQNWYSDSPAQRGAQETYSDTCIEAIMMIKTIFRLPYRQSRGFTVGLLQLMDLAHLKVPSFTQVNRRFRTLNISPFAIPASGPITIAIDSTGVKVYGEGEWKCRKHGWSKRRTWRKLHLGVDPCTGFIHCHITTTNSESDESQVNDLLDQVEAEIDEVYLDGAYDAQSCYDGLLERDIWPVIPPQRGAVKWYWEEPGDADDYPRNQFIKRIEEVGRAEWKKEADYHQRSLSETAMYRYKTIFGPTHYSRSLETQTQENKIKIKALNHMTAHGMPISQLKNA comes from the coding sequence ATGTCAAAGATAAAGAAGGACGAGCGATTTGAAGTAAAAGATAAGCAGGATTACCGGGTAGTCAACTGGGCGGAGTACAACAAAGCCCTGGAAAATCGTGGTAACATCACGTTTATTATTGACGAGTCGGTCACCCAAAATTGGTATAGTGACTCGCCAGCCCAGAGAGGTGCTCAAGAAACTTATAGTGATACCTGTATCGAGGCCATTATGATGATCAAGACTATTTTTCGGTTACCCTATCGACAGTCTCGTGGTTTTACCGTGGGTCTGCTTCAACTCATGGACCTAGCGCACCTGAAAGTACCAAGTTTTACACAGGTTAACCGCCGTTTTCGCACTCTCAACATTAGTCCTTTTGCGATTCCAGCTAGCGGCCCGATCACGATTGCGATAGACTCGACGGGAGTCAAGGTTTACGGTGAAGGCGAGTGGAAATGCCGCAAGCACGGATGGAGCAAGCGTCGTACCTGGCGTAAACTTCATTTGGGTGTTGATCCTTGCACTGGCTTTATTCATTGCCATATCACGACGACTAACTCCGAGAGCGATGAATCTCAGGTAAATGATCTTCTCGATCAGGTCGAAGCCGAAATCGATGAGGTCTACCTTGATGGTGCTTATGATGCACAGAGTTGCTACGATGGTTTATTGGAGCGAGATATTTGGCCTGTCATTCCACCTCAGAGAGGCGCGGTGAAATGGTATTGGGAGGAACCGGGTGATGCCGATGACTATCCTCGCAATCAATTTATTAAACGCATAGAAGAAGTCGGAAGGGCAGAATGGAAAAAAGAAGCCGATTACCACCAACGAAGTTTATCTGAGACGGCGATGTACCGTTATAAAACCATCTTTGGTCCAACCCACTACTCTCGATCACTTGAAACTCAAACGCAGGAAAACAAAATTAAAATCAAAGCACTCAATCATATGACAGCCCATGGCATGCCGATTTCTCAACTAAAAAATGCTTAA
- a CDS encoding sodium:alanine symporter family protein: MRGIRPDSCNNALKKYFLSLATLLSPLFLLAQDEPTGFDATLQNIFEPITAAVESVVFVQVAEGIPFVLPWLIVGAVVFTIYMGFINITGFKHALDVVRGKFDNPNDAGEVSHFQALTAALSGTVGVGNIAGVAAAVGIGGPGATFWMIFAGLLGMTSKFTEVSLGLMYRNVNADGSVSGGPMYYLDKGLAEKGGIWPTVGKVLAVLFAIFCIGGSFGGGNMVQINQATSQLIAVTGGTESFFYGNGWIFGAIVAVVVGLIIIGGIKSIAKVTERIVPFMVGIYLVGALIVLGYHFTDIPAAFGSIFSGAFASDAMYGGFIGVLIQGFRRSAFSNEAGVGSASIAHSAAKTDEPISEGVVALLEPFIDTVVICTITALVIIITNYGGNGGEWALNGLNSGEIADISVTSAAFGSVISWFPTVLAFAVILFALSTMISWSYYGMKCWTYLFGESVVNEIIYKVLFCLFVVIGSAISARAVFGFGDAMIFAMCFPNVLGLYILMPNVRRALSDYMRRIKSGEIKQYDKQGNVIN; encoded by the coding sequence ATGAGGGGAATCAGGCCCGATTCATGCAACAACGCCTTGAAGAAGTACTTTCTTTCCTTAGCCACACTACTGTCTCCTCTTTTTCTGCTGGCCCAGGATGAACCCACCGGGTTCGATGCCACGTTGCAGAACATTTTTGAGCCGATTACCGCAGCGGTTGAGTCTGTTGTTTTTGTTCAGGTCGCGGAGGGGATTCCCTTTGTTTTACCCTGGCTGATTGTTGGCGCGGTGGTCTTCACCATTTACATGGGTTTCATCAACATTACTGGCTTCAAGCACGCCCTGGACGTCGTCCGCGGAAAGTTTGATAACCCCAACGATGCCGGTGAGGTGTCTCACTTCCAGGCCCTTACCGCGGCACTCTCCGGAACCGTTGGTGTTGGTAACATCGCCGGGGTAGCCGCGGCCGTCGGCATCGGTGGCCCGGGCGCAACTTTCTGGATGATTTTCGCCGGATTACTGGGCATGACCTCAAAATTCACCGAAGTTTCGCTCGGCCTCATGTACCGTAACGTTAATGCCGACGGCTCCGTCTCCGGTGGCCCGATGTACTACCTCGACAAAGGACTGGCCGAAAAGGGCGGCATTTGGCCGACGGTCGGCAAGGTGCTGGCCGTGCTGTTCGCCATCTTCTGTATCGGCGGTAGTTTCGGTGGTGGTAACATGGTTCAGATCAATCAGGCTACCAGCCAACTCATCGCGGTGACGGGTGGAACGGAATCCTTTTTCTACGGCAACGGCTGGATTTTCGGCGCCATCGTCGCCGTCGTCGTTGGCCTCATCATCATTGGTGGTATTAAGAGTATTGCCAAGGTGACGGAGCGCATCGTCCCCTTCATGGTCGGTATTTACCTCGTAGGTGCGCTGATCGTGCTGGGGTACCACTTCACCGATATCCCCGCCGCTTTCGGCAGCATCTTCAGTGGTGCGTTTGCTTCGGACGCTATGTACGGTGGCTTCATTGGTGTACTGATTCAGGGCTTCCGCCGCTCGGCTTTCTCTAACGAGGCCGGTGTTGGTTCCGCCTCTATCGCCCACTCGGCGGCGAAAACGGATGAGCCCATCAGCGAAGGTGTCGTTGCCTTGCTGGAGCCCTTCATTGATACGGTCGTCATCTGTACCATCACCGCCCTGGTGATCATCATCACGAACTACGGTGGCAATGGTGGTGAGTGGGCCCTGAATGGCCTCAACTCCGGCGAGATTGCGGACATCAGCGTTACTTCCGCGGCCTTCGGTTCGGTCATCAGTTGGTTCCCCACCGTGCTTGCGTTTGCGGTCATCCTCTTTGCGCTATCTACCATGATCAGCTGGTCCTACTACGGCATGAAGTGTTGGACTTACCTGTTTGGTGAGTCCGTCGTCAACGAAATTATTTATAAGGTGCTGTTCTGCCTTTTCGTCGTCATCGGTTCGGCGATTAGCGCGCGGGCGGTCTTTGGTTTTGGCGATGCCATGATCTTCGCCATGTGTTTCCCCAACGTGCTGGGTCTTTACATCCTGATGCCCAACGTCCGCCGTGCGTTGTCGGACTATATGCGCCGCATCAAATCGGGTGAGATCAAGCAATACGATAAGCAGGGGAACGTCATCAACTAA